aaattaatataataataaaaaaaNNNNNNNNNNNNNNNNNNNNNNNNNNNNNNNNNNNNNNNNNNNNaccccaaatataaaaaaaaataataaaaaaaaatattttatataatataagaaaaaaNNNNNNNNNNNNNNNNNNNNNNNNNNNNNNNNNNNNNNNNNNNNNNNNNNNNNNNNNNNNNNNNNNNNNNNNNNNNNNNNNNNNNNNNNNNNNNNNNNNNNNNNNNNNNNNNNNNNNNNNNNNNNNNNNNNNNNNNNNNNNNNNNNNNNNNNNNNNNNNNNNNNNNNNNNNNNNNNNNNNNNNNNNNNNNNNNNNNNNNNNNNNNNNNNNNNNNNNNNNNNNNNNNNNNNNNNNNNNNNNNNNNNNNNNNNNNNNNNNNNNNNNNNNNNNNNNNNNNNNNNNNNNNNNNNNNNNNNNNNNNNNNNNNNNNNNNNNNNNNNNNNNNNNNNNNNNNNNNNNNNNNNNNNNNNNNNNNNNNNNNNNNNNNNNNNNNNNNNNNNNNNNNNNNNNNNNNNNNNNNNNNNNNNNNNNNNNNNNNNNNNNNNNNNNNNNNNNNNNNNNNNNNNNNNNNNNNNNNNNNNNNNNNNNNNNNNNNNNNNNNNNNNNNNNNNNNNNNNNNNNNNNNNNNNNNNNNNNNNNNNNNNNNNNNNNNNNNNNNNNNNNNNNNNNNNNNNNNNNNNNNNNNNNNNNNNNNNNNNNNNNNNNNNNNNNNNNNNNNNNNNNNNNNNNNNNNNNNNNNNNNNNNNNNNNNNNNNNNNNNNNNNNNNNNNNNNNNNNNNNNNNNNNNNNNNNNNNNNNNNNNNNNNNNNNNNNNNNNNNNNNNNNNNNNNNNNNNNNNNNNNNNNNNNNNNNNNNNNNNNNNNNNNNNNNNNNNNNNNNNNNNNNNNNNNNNNNNNNNNNNNNNNNNNNNNNNNNNNNNNNNNNNNNNNNNNNNNNNNNNNNNNNNNNNNNNNNNNNNNNNNNNNNNNNNNNNNNNNNNNNNNNNNNNNNNNNNNNNNNNNNNNNNNNNNNNNNNNNNNNNNNNNNNNNNNNNNNNNNNNNNNNNNNNNNNNNNNNNNNNNNNNNNNNNNNNNNNNNNNNNNNNNNNNNNNNNNNNNNNNNNNNNNNNNNNNNNNNNNNNNNNNNNNNNNNNNNNNNNNNNNNNNNNNNNNNNNNNNNNNNNNNNNNNNNNNNNNNNNNNNNNNNNNNNNNNNNNNNNNNNNNNNNNNNNNNNNNNNNNNNNNNNNNNNNNNNNNNNNNNNNNNNNNNNNNNNNNNNNNNNNNNNNNNNNNNNNNNNNNNNNNNNNNNNNNNNNNNNNNNNNNNNNNNNNNNNNNNNNNNNNNNNNNNNNNNNNNNNNNNNNNNNNNNNNNNNNNNNNNNNNNNNNNNNNNNNNNNNNNNNNNNNNNNNNNNNNNNNNNNNNNNNNNNNNNNNNNNNNNNNNNNNNNNNNNNNNNNNNNNNNNNNNNNNNNNNNNNNNNNNNNNNNNNNNNNNNNNNNNNNNNNNNNNNNNNNNNNNNNNNNNNNNNNNNNNNNNNNNNNNNNNNNNNNNNNNNNNNNNNNNNNNNNNNNNNNNNNNNNNNNNNNNNNNNNNNNNNNNNNNNNNNNNNNNNNNNNNNNNNNNNNNNNNNNNNNNNNNNNNNNNNNNNNNNNNNNNNNNNNNNNNNNNNNNNNNNNNNNNNNNNNNNNNNNNNNNNNNNNNNNNNNNNNNNNNNNNNNNNNNNNNNNNNNNNNNNNNNNNNNNNNNNNNNNNNNNNNNNNNNNNNNNNNNNNNNNNNNNNNNNNNNNNNNNNNNNNNNNNNNNNNNNNNNNNNNNNNNNNNNNNNNNNNNNNNNNNNNNNNcccttttcatccccctttttttaactgtTACTCCAGAGGGGCGTCATGATGAACTGATGAACACACTTCTCAAAATATCAAAGGGGGATCCTTGCGGTTAGAAGTAAAGGATGGATGCAAAATTACCTTTCTCAGTGATTGCATCAAAAACCTATTTGAGCTTACATCTCCCTCACATGACATGTTAACCACACCACTGGTTTCACCCCGATCTCGATCTTTCTGTTCTAAATTCTTTAATTGCTTTATATCCATCTCTAAGTTGCCTTAGTGTTTCCATTttgtcctcccttttttttaatctcactttctcctccaccCGATTATAGCTTATATGACTTGCTGTATCTGCCTTAGTTGCCTTTGGAGCCTGCCTTTCAACTTATGGATATATACTCATCGGTGACCTCGGAGGACTTGAAAGTTTCCTTACATGCATATTCTAGCCAGCCTTGCCTTGGTTGCATTTCCCTCCATTCTCGGGATTTTATCCGCTACAAGACAAGATAtgggagggaaataaaaaggcGTCATTAAATGTCTTGATGGTTATAAAAATAGGATTATTTTTGGAATTCACACTTTAGAGTAGTCTccacccttccactccctctctctcatttccctttttcctgaaGGGTTGGGGAAATACTGGTTTTGGGTACTTGTGGTGGCATGCGCACCAGTTGTTTTTTATCTACTAAGGGTTCTTCTAATGCGACCTAGCTTTGGCAGCTGCTGCATTACTTCCGGGCGGGGCTGTCCTTGCCTATTTGTtgcaaaaattatttgttttgtagTAATCAGCTTCTCCGAAATCTCCCCCTCCTATTCTGTCgaccattctttttcttcctgcccctgttcttttttattctgactacaaagttttttttaaaccatatctTAAAATGATCATGTAAATCTTTGGGTAAATTAAAACTGTCCGAGTATTTCATCttacttttttccctaaaaagccACGGTATGCCGCACCATTTGGGATTGAAAAAGGATGCCAGAATTGCCCGTGGCTACAATCAGTACTCTCCTTCAAAAACCAACGTAAATgatagtaaatttttaaaaaacattggtGAAACcataaaatttcatgttttttttgaatttcatgGTGGTGGGGGATGCAAAATTTTtaatcccgggaaaaaaaataccaacaaccAGCAAGTATAAAATTCGCCAAATAATACCTATGCCACAATACGTGTGGGAACTAGTTACGTTCCCCCCGCTGTACGCATCTGTCAAATGAGTATGATCTTCGTATTCATCGGCTTTTCCCTTTCTATCgggatttgggggggaaagggtctTGGGGAAGGACGAAGAGAAGCTGAAATCTTAGGGGGAAACTGAATGGGCACCGAAAGacgaaaaacaacccccccccaccacgcccaCTTCGCTTATTTTCCCACCAGCATCCCTCTTTCCCGATCACCTGGGCCGGTGAGGGAAAATATACTGTGAATTTATAAAGGCAATTTAAAACTATGAAATTTCTTCTGATACAGTTAaactataaaatacataaaaaatctcATACTCAATATTATAATGCTTTCCCAACAAAATGCAACTAAATTACACTAAAAATATGATgaccaaataacaataataaataaataaaacattttcaggCACATCACCGTAAAGAATATCCCGATTTCCAAGACGGTGACTTTTTACTAGACAATTATACAGATAAAAggtaaaccaaagaaaaaaaacgtatcatAAAATTTGTCTATCCCTCTANNNNNNNNNNNNNNNNNNNNNNNNNNNNNNNNNNNNNNNNNNNNNNNNNNNNNNNNNNNNNNNNNNNNNNNNNNNNNNNNNNNNNNNNNNNNNNNNNNNNNNNNNNNNNNNNNNNNNNNNNNNNNNNNNNNNNNNNNNNNNNNNNNNNNNNNNNNNNNNNNNNNNNNNNNNNNNNNNNNNNNNNNNNNNNNNNNNNNNNNNNNNNNNNNNNNNNNNNNNNNNNNNNNNNNNNNNNNNNNNNNNNNNNNNNNNNNNNNNNNNNNNNNNNNNNNNNNNNNNNNNNNNNNNNNNNNNNNNNNNNNNNNNNNNNNNNNNNNNNNNNNNNNNNNNNNNNNNNNNNNNNNNNNNNNNNNNNNNNNNNNNNNNNNNNNNNNNCNNNNNNNNNNNNNNNNNNNNNNNNNNNNNNNNNNNNNNNNNNNNNNNNNNNNNNNNNNNNNNNNNNNNNNNNNNNNNNNNNNNNNNNNNNNNNNNNNNNNNNNNNNNNNNNNNNNNNNNNNNNNNNNNNNNNNNNNNNNNNNNNNNNNNNNNNNNNNNNNNNNNNNNNNNNNNNNNNNNNNNNNNNNNNNNNNNNNNNNNNNNNNNNNNNNNNNNNNNNNNNNNNNNNNNNNNNNNNNNNNNNNNNNNNNNNNNNNNNNNNNNNNNNNNNNNNNNNNNNNNNNNNNNNNNNNNNNNNNNNNNNNNNNNNNNNNNNNNNNNNNNNNNNNNNNNNNNNNNNNNNNNNNNNNNNNNNNNNNNNNNNNNNNNNNNNNNNNNNNNNNNNNNNNNNNNNNNNNNNNNNNNNNNNNNNNNNNNNNNNNNNNNNNNNNNNNNNNNNNNNNNNNNNNNNNNNNNNNNNNNNNNNNNNNNNNNNNNNNNNNNNNNNNNNNNNNNNNNNNNNNNNNNNNNNNNNNNNNNNNNNNNNNNNNNNNNNNNNNNNNNNNNNNNNNNNNNNNNNNNNNNNNNNNNNNNNNNNNNNNNNNNNNNNNNNNNNNNNNNNNNNNNNNNNNNNNNNNNNNNNNNNNNNNNNNNNNNNNNNNNNNNNNNNNNNNNNNNNNNNNNNNNNNNNNNNNNNNNNNNNNNNNNNNNNNNNNNNNNNNNNNNNNNNNNNNNNNNNNNNNNNNNNNNNNNNNNNNNNNNNNNNNNNNNNNNNNNNNNNNNNNNNNNNNNNNNNNNNNNNNNNNNNNNNNNNNNNNNNNNNNNNNNNNNNNNNNNNNNNNNNNNNNNNNNNNNNNNNNNNNNNNNNNNNNNNNNNNNNNNNNNNNNNNNNNNNNNNNNNNNNNNNNNNNNNNNNNNNNNNNNNNNNNNNNNNNNNNNNNNNNNNNNNNNNNNNNNNNNNNNNNNNNNNNNNNNNNNNNNNNNNNNNNNNNNNNNNNNNNNNNNNNNNNNNNNNNNNNNNNNNNNNNNNNNNNNNNNNNNNNNNNNNNNNNNNNNNNNNNNNNNNNNNNNNNNNNNNNNNNNNNNNNNNNNNNNNNNNNNNNNNNNNNNNNNNNNNNNNNNNNNNNNNNNNNNNNNNNNNNNNNNNNNNNNNNNNNNNNNNNNNNNNNNNNNNNNNNNNNNNNNNNNNNNNNNNNNNNNNNNNNNNNNNNNNNNNNNNNNNNNNNNNNNNNNNNNNNNNNNNNNNNNNNNNNNNNNNNNNNNNNNNNNNNNNNNNNNNNNNNNNNNNNNNNNNNNNNNNNNNNNNNNNNNNNNNNNNNNNNNNNNNNNNNNNNNNNNNNNNNNNNNNNNNNNNNNNNNNNNNNNNNNNNNNNNNNNNNNNNNNNNNNNNNNNNNNNNNNNNNNNNNNNNNNNNNNNNNNNNNNNNNNNNNNNNNNNNNNNNNNNNNNNNNNNNNNNNNNNNNNNNNNNNNNNNNNNNNNNNNNNNNNNNNNNNNNNNNNNNNNNNNNNNNNNNNNNNNNNNNNNNNNNNNNNNNNNNNNNNNNNNNNNNNNNNNNNNNNNNNNNNNNNNNNNNNNNNNNNNNNNNNNNNNNNNNNNNNNNNNNNNNNNNNNNNNNNNNNNNNNNNNNNNNNNNNNNNNNNNNNNNNNNNNNNNNNNNNNNNNNNNNNNNNNNNNNNNNNNNNNNNNNNNNNNNNNNNNNNNNNNNNNNNNNNNNNNNNNNNNNNNNNNNNNNNNNNNNNNNNNNNNNNNNNNNNNNNNNNNNNNNNNNNNNNNNNNNNNNNNNNNNNNNNNNNNNNNNNNNNNNNNNNNNNNNNNNNNNNNNNNNNNNNNNNNNNNNNNNNNNNNNNNNNNNNNNNNNNNNNNNNNNNNNNNNNNNNNNNNNNNNNNNNNNNNNNNNNNNNNNNNNNNNNNNNNNNNNNNNNNNNNNNNNNNNNNNNNNNNNNNNNNNNNNNNNNNNNNNNNNNNNNNNNNNNNNNNNNNNNNNNNNNNNNNNNNNNNNNNNNNNNNNNNNNNNNNNNNNNNNNNNNNNNNNNNNNNNNNNNNNNNNNNNNNNNNNNNNNNNNNNNNNNNNNNNNNNNNNNNNNNNNNNNNNNNNNNNNNNNNNNNNNNNNNNNNNNNNNNNNNNNNNNNNNNNNNNNNNNNNNNNNNNNNNNNNNNNNNNNNNNNNNNNNNNNNNNNNNNNNNNNNNNNNNNNNNNNNNNNNNNNNNNNNNNNNNNNNNNNNNNNNNNNNNNNNNNNNNNNNNNNNNNNNNNNNNNNNNNNNNNNNNNNNNNNNNNNNNNNNNNNNNNNNNNNNNNNNNNNNNNNNNNNNNNNNNNNNNNNNNNNNNNNNNNNNNNNNNNNNNNNNNNNNNNNNNNNNNNNNNNNNNNNNNNNNNNNNNNNNNNNNNNNNNNNNNNNNNNNNNNNNNNNNNNNNNNNNNNNNNNNNNNNNNNNNNNNNNNNNNNNNNNNNNNNNNNNNNNNNNNNNNNNNNNNNNNNNNNNNNNNNNNNNNNNNNNNNNNNNNNNNNNNNNNNNNNNNNNNNNNNNNNNNNNNNNNNNNNNNNNNNNNNNNNNNNNNNNNNNNNNNNNNNNNNNNNNNNNNNNNNNNNNNNNNNNNNNNNNNNNNNNNNNNNNNNNNNNNNNNNNNNNNNNNNNNNNNNNNNNNNNNNNNNNNNNNNNNNNNNNNNNNNNNNNNNNNNNNNNNNNNNNNNNNNNNNNNNNNNNNNNNNNNNNNNNNNNNNNNNNNNNNNNNNNNNNNNNNNNNNNNNNNNNNNNNNNNNNNNNNNNNNNNNNNNNNNNNNNNNNNNNNNNNNNNNNNNNNNNNNNNNNNNNNNNNNNNNNNNNNNNNNNNNNNNNNNNNNNNNNNNNNNNNNNNNNNNNNNNNNNNNNNNNNNNNNNNNNNNNNNNNNNNNNNNNNNNNNNNNNNNNNNNNNNNNNNNNNNNNNNNNNNNNNNNNNNNNNNNNNNNNNNNNNNNNNNNNNNNNNNNNNNNNNNNNNNNNNNNNNNNNNNNNNNNNNNNNNNNNNNNNNNNNNNNNNNNNNNNNNNNNNNNNNNNNNNNNNNNNNNNNNNNNNNNNNNNNNNNNNNNNNNNNNNNNNNNNNNNNNNNNNNNNNNNNNNNNNNNNNNNNNNNNNNNNNNNNNNNNNNNNNNNNNNNNNNNNNNNNNNNNNNNNNNNNNNNNNNNNNNNNNNNNNNNNNNNNNNNNNNNNNNNNNNNNNNNNNNNNNNNNNNNNNNNNNNNNNNNNNNNNNNNNNNNNNNNNNNNNNNNNNNNNNNNNNNNNNNNNNNNNNNNNNNNNNNNNNNNNNNNNNNNNNNNNNNNNNNNNNNNNNNNNNNNNNNNNNNNNNNNNNNNNNNNNNNNNNNNNNNNNNNNNNNNNNNNNNNNNNNNNNNNNNNNNNNNNNNNNNNNNNNNNNNNNNNNNNNNNNNNNNNNNNNNNNNNNNNNNNNNNNNNNNNNNNNNNNNNNNNNNNNNNNNNNNNNNNNNNNNNNNNNNNNNNNNNNNNNNNNNNNNNNNNNNNNNNNNNNNNNNNNNNNNNNNNNNNNNNNNNNNNNNNNNNNNNNNNNNNNNNNNNNNNNNNNNNNNNNNNNNNNNNNNNNNNNNNNNNNNNNNNNNNNNNNNNNNNNNNNNNNNNNNNNNNNNNNNNNNNNNNNNNNNNNNNNNNNNNNNNNNNNNNNNNNNNNNNNNNNNNNNNNNNNNNNNNNNNNNNNNNNNNNNNNNNNNNNNNNNNNNNNNNNNNNNNNNNNNNNNNNNNNNNNNNNNNNNNNNNNNNNNNNNNNNNNNNNNNNNNNNNNNNNNNNNNNNNNNNNNNNNNNNNNNNNNNNNNNNNNNNNNNNNNNNNNNNNNNNNNNNNNNNNNNNNNNNNNNNNNNNNNNNNNNNNNNNNNNNNNNNNNNNNNNNNNNNNNNNNNNNNNNNNNNNNNNNNNNNNNNNNNNNNNNNNNNNNNNNNNNNNNNNNNNNNNNNNNNNNNNNNNNNNNNNNNNNNNNNNNNNNNNNNNNNNNNNNNNNNNNNNNNNNNNNNNNNNNNNNNNNNNNNNNNNNNNNNNNNNNNNNNNNNNNNNNNNNNNNNNNNNNNNNNNNNNNNNNNNNNNNNNNNNNNNNNNNNNNNNNNNNNNNNNNNNNNNNNNNNNNNNNNNNNNNNNNNNNNNNNNNNNNNNNNNNNNNNNNNNNNNNNNNNNNNNNNNNNNNNNNNNNNNNNNNNNNNNNNNNNNNNNNNNNNNNNNNNNNNNNNNNNNNNNNNNNNNNNNNNNNNNNNNNNNNNNNNNNNNNNNNNNNNNNNNNNNNNNNNNNNNNNNNNNNNNNNNNNNNNNNNNNNNNNNNNNNNNNNNNNNNNNNNNNNNNNNNNNNNNNNNNNNNNNNNNNNNNNNNNNNNNNNNNNNNNNNNNNNNNNNNNNNNNNNNNNNNNNNNNNNNNNNNNNNNNNNNNNNNNNNNNNNNNNNNNNNNNNNNNNNNNNNNNNNNNNNNNNNNNNNNNNNNNNNNNNNNNNNNNNNNNNNNNNNNNNNNNNNNNNNNNNNNNNNNNNNNNNNNNNNNNNNNNNNNNNNNNNNNNNNNNNNNNNNNNNNNNNNNNNNNNNNNNNNNNNNNNNNNNNNNNNNNNNNNNNNNNNNNNNNNNNNNNNNNNNNNNNNNNNNNNNNNNNNNNNNNNNNNNNNNNNNNNNNNNNNNNNNNNNNNNNNNNNNNNNNNNNNNNNNNNNNNNNNNNNNNNNNNNNNNNNNNNNNNNNNNNNNNNNNNNNNNNNNNNNNNNNNNNNNNNNNNNNNNNNNNNNNNNNNNNNNNNNNNNNNNNNNNNNNNNNNNNNNNNNNNNNNNNNNNNNNNNNNNNNNNNNNNNNNNNNNNNNNNNNNNNNNNNNNNNNNNNNNNNNNNNNNNNNNNNNNNNNNNNNNNNNNNNNNNNNNNNNNNNNNNNNNNNNNNNNNNNNNNNNNNNNNNNNNNNNNNNNNNNNNNNNNNNNNNNNNNNNNNNNNNNNNNNNNNNNNNNNNNNNNNNNNNNNNNNNNNNNNNNNNNNNNNNNNNNNNNNNNNNNNNNNNNNNNNNNNNNNNNNNNNNNNNNNNNNNNNNNNNNNNNNNNNNNNNNNNNNNNNNNNNNNNNNNNNNNNNNNNNNNNNNNNNNNNNNNNNNNNNNNNNTTatgatacgttttttttctttggtttaccTTTTATCTGTATAATTGTCTAGTAAAAAGTCACCGTCTTGGAAATCGGGATATTCTTTACGGTGATGTGcctgaaaatgttttatttatttattattgttattttggtcaTCATATTTTATTAGTGTAATTTAGTTGCATTTTGTTggaaagcatttatatatatttgagtatgagattttatatgtatttttatagttTAACTGTATTCAGAAGTAAATTCATAGATTTGAATTGCCTTATAAATTCACAGTATCAGTTTCCTCACCGGACTCAGGTGATCGGGAAGAGGGATGCTGGTGCGGAAAGTAAGCGAAGTGGGCGTGGTGGGGCACGGGGATGTGCTTTCGTCATTCGGTGCCTCATTCAGTTTCCTCCTAATGACTTCAGCTTCATCTTCGTCCTCTGCCGAAGATCCTCCCCGCCAATACCGATAGAAATGGAAAAGTCCGATGAATACGAAGATCATACTCAGTTGACAGATGGCGTACAGCAGGGGGAACGTAACTAGTTGCACACGTATCTGTCGGCATAGGTATTATTTGGCGAATTTTTGTATAGCTCTGCTGGTTGCTTGGTATTTATTTTCCGGTATTAATAATTTTGCATCCCTCTCATCCACCATGAAATCTCACAAAAACAGTTGCAATTGTATGGTTTCACCAAtgttattttacataaatttcacTATCACTTCACTGTTGGGTTTTTGAAGGAGAGTAGCATGATGTTCGTAGCCACGGGCATATTCTGGCATCCTGTTTCAATGCCAATGGTGCGGCATACCTTGTGGCTCTAGTTTAGGGAGAAAAGTAACTGATGAAACGTACTCAGGACAGTTTCATATTGACCAATGATTCACATGATCATTTCTAAGATATTGGTTAACAGAAACACATTTGTATGCtcagaataaaaaagaacaggTAGCATGGAAGAAATAGAATGTGTCGACAGAATAGGAGGGGCAGATTTCGGAGAAGCTGATTACtcacaaaacaaataattttagcAACAATATAGGCAATGAGACAGCCCCCGCCCGGAAGTAATGCAGCAGCTGCCAGAAGTCTCAGGTCAGCATTCAGAAGAACCTTCCAGTAGATAGAAAGCAACATGGCTGCGCATGCCACCACAAGTACCCAACCCAGTATTCCGCAACCCTGTCAGGAAtatggaagtgagagagagggaggtggaagtggtTGGAGACTACTTCTAAAGTGTGAATTCCAAACTACATCCTATTTTCATAACCATCAACTGACATTCCTAATGACTCgccttttttattctccctccccaTATCTTGCTCTTGTAGCGGATAAACATCCCGAGAATGGAGGGAAATGCAACCAAGGCAAGGCTGGCTAGAATATGCATGTAAGGCACTTTCAAGTCCTCCGAGGTCCACCGATGAGTATATATCCATAAGTTGAAAGGCATGGCTCCAAAGGCAACTAAGGCAGATACAGCAGTCATCATAATGCTGTATAATCGggtggaggagaaagtgagatTATAAAAAAGGAGGACAAAATGGAAACACTAAGGCAACTTAGAGATTGGATATAAACGCAATAAAGAATTTTAGAAACAGAAAGATCGAGATCAGGTGAAACCAGTGGTGTGGTTAACATGTCATGTGAGGGAGATGTAAGCTCAAATAGGTGTTTGATGCAATCACTGAGAAAATGTAATGTTGCATCCATCCTTTACTTCTAACCGCAAGGATCCCCCCTTTGATATTTTGAGAAGTGTGGTTCATCAGTTCATCATGACGCTACCTCTGGATGTAACCAGTTAAAAAAGGGGGATGCAAAGTGNNNNNNNNNNNNNNNNNNNNNNNNNNNNNNNNNNNNNNNNNNNNNNNNNNNNNNNNNNNNNNNNNNNNNNNNNNNNNNNNNNNNNNNNNNNNNNNNNNNNNNNNNNNNNNNNNNNNNNNNNNNNNNNNNNNNNNNNNNNNNNNNNNNNNNNNNNNNNNNNNNNNNNNNNNNNNNNNNNNNNNNNNNNNNNNNNNNNNNNNNNNNNNNNNNNNNNNNNNNNNNNNNNNNNNNNNNNNNNNNNNNNNNNNNNNNNNNNNNNNNNNNNNNNNNNNNNNNNNNNNNNNNNNNNNNNNNNNNNNNNNNNNNNNNNNNNNNNNNNNNNNNNNNNNNNNNNNNNNNNNNNNNNNNNNNNNNNNNNNNNNNNNNNNNNNNNNNNNNNNNNNNNNNNNNNNNNNNNNNNNNNNNNNNNNNNNNNNNNNNNNNNNNNNNNNNNNNNNNNNNNNNNNNNNNNNNNNNNNNNNNNNNNNNNNNNNNNNNNNNNNNNNNNNNNNNNNNNNNNNNNNNNNNNNNNNNNNNNNNNNNNNNNNNNNNNNNNNNNNNNNNNNNNNNNNNNNNNNNNNNNNNNNNNNNNNNNNNNNNNNNNNNNNNNNNNNNNNNNNNNNNNNNNNNNNNNNNNNNNNNNNNNNNNNNNNNNNNNNNNNNNNNNNNNNNNNNNNNNNNNNNNNNNNNNNNNNNNNNNNNNNNNNNNNNNNNNNNNNNNNNNNNNNNNNNNNNNNNNNNNNNNNNNNNNNNNNNNNNNNNNNNNNNNNNNNNNNNNNNNNNNNNNNNNNNNNNNNNNNNNNNNNNNNNNNNNNNNNNNNNNNNNNNNNNNNNNNNNNNNNNNNNNNNNNNNNNNNNNNNNNNNNNNNNNNNNNNNNNNNNNNNNNNNNNNNNNNNNNNNNNNNNNNNNNNNNNNNNNNNNNNNNNNNNNNNNNNNNNNNNNNNNNNNNNNNNNNNNNNNNNNNNNNNNNNNNNNNNNNNNNNNNNNNNNNNNNNNNNNNNNNNNNNNNNNNNNNNNNNNNNNNNNNNNNNNNNNNNNNNNNNNNNNNNNNNNNNNNNNNNNNNNNNNNNNNNNNNNNNNNNNNNNNNNNNNNNNNNNNNNNNNNNNNNNNNNNNNNNNNNNNNNNNNNNNNNNNNNNNNNNNNNNNNNNNNNNNNNNNNNNNNNNNNNNNNNNNNN
The sequence above is a segment of the Penaeus monodon isolate SGIC_2016 chromosome 25, NSTDA_Pmon_1, whole genome shotgun sequence genome. Coding sequences within it:
- the LOC119589288 gene encoding solute carrier family 10 member 6-like (The sequence of the model RefSeq protein was modified relative to this genomic sequence to represent the inferred CDS: added 359 bases not found in genome assembly) → MENVTMGIHDEIMDDPRPEWVKLVDTVNTVINTLNVVILMLGMGAATCVRELWHHFRRPWGCLIGLVCQFIILPAVGFSLCLGLDLSPYQALGVLILTCSPGGAFSNFFTFWVDGDLALSIMMTAVSALVAFGAMPFNLWIYTHRWTSEDLKVPYMHILASLALVAFPSILGMFIRYKSKIWGGRIKKGCGILGWVLVVACAAMLLSIYWKVLLNADLRLLAAAALLPGGGCLIAYIVAKIICFSHKVCRTIGIETGCQNMPVATNIMLLSFKNPTIRVQLVTFPLLYAICQLSMIFVFIGLFHFYRYWRGGSSAEDEDEAEVIRRKLNEAPNDESTSPCPTTPTSLTFRTSIPLPDHLSPAHHRKEYPDFQDGDFLLDNYTDKRNQADLGD